The Ignavibacteriales bacterium DNA window GGTTATTGATATTGCACTCCTAACGGAGTGCTGCACCGGGCCTCTATCTCCGTGGTGGCGAAATGCCATTGACCGCGAGACAACACTCAGGTCTCGCCCCTTCGGAGCCTGCAAAGGCTTGCCAAAGCTTGGTCATGCCCGCAACGCTCGTTGCGGAGCGCGCCCGTGGGCCTTGATCGTAAGACTCTCACCTTCAAGCCTACAGGCCCGTAGGGGCGAAATGTTGTTGACCATGTCATGCCATTTGATCGAGCTCCGTCAGGAGCGGAATTTCATCGATCAACAGATGACCCCCCGTCGTTCTTCACCAAACTCTCAGGTTCGGACCCTGACATGTCCGGCTGCCAGCCCCGTAGGGGCGAGATGTAACTAACCATGACATGAGACTCGATCGAGCTCCGTCAGGAGCGGCATTGCGGCACTTTCGATCGAGTTCATTCTTCGCCGGAGACGCTCTTGCGGAATCTTCGATATTTTCTGATATTGTTCGTCCATTTCACCGATTCCTCACCTTCACAAACAGGCAAAATCATATGAGAAACATCTGGTCAGTACTGCTCCTGAGTCTGTGTCTCCTTACTATTGGATTTGCAGGCGAGAAGAAATTTGGAAAGAAGATCACACTGAAAGAGAAAACCAAAATCTCCGACATCATGGCCAATCCAGAGAAATTCGACGGCAAGAAGGTCCTTGTTGAAGGCGCAATTGTCGATGTATGCCAGATGAAAGGGTGCTGGATCAAGATCGGGAGCGACAAGGAATTCGAATCGATGACCTTCAAAGTCGAAGACGGGGTCATCACCTTTCCGATGGATGTGAAAGGGAAATCTGCACTTGCGCAGGGGATTGTCTCGGCGAAGGTCTACACCGTTGAGCAGTTGATCGAACAGGGGAAAGAGACAGCGAAAGAACAGGGGAAAGAATTCGACCCCAAGTCGGTCAAGGGTCCAAAAACCGTCATCCGGATCAACGGTGAGGGTGCGATCGTTCGATGAACTGGAGACGCTGGAACAACGTTCTTCACCGGGATGTCGGATATTTTCTCGTTGGAATGACCCTGGTCTACAGCATCTCGGGTATCGCGGTCAATCACAGGGCGGACTGGAATCCGAACTATGAGCGCGAGCAGCAACTACTCGTGATCGAGCCGACATCGAAAACCGCGAGCGATGAAATTCTTGCAGAAACGCTGACGAAGCTTGCGATCGACAAACGTGAAGTGCGAAACTCGTTTAGGCCCGATGCCGAGACCCTTCAGATTTTTTTAGAGGGGAAGACGTACTCCGTAGATCTTCCAACCGGCCAGGTCCTCGTCGACAAGGTTCATCCCCGTCCGGTGCTCTTTGAGTTGAATCAACTTCATCTGAATGCCCCCAAGGGAGTCTGGACGTTTATCTCTGACTTCTTTGCGTTGTCGTTGATCCTGATCGCGATCACGGGGATGTTTGTTCTGAAGGGGCGCAACGGGATCCTGGGGCGGGGGATCTGGTTTGTCGCGGCGGGGATCCTTGTGCCCGTTGCTTATTGGGTGTATTACCTGAACTTTTGAATTGCATGCAGTCAACGTCTGGGTGGGAGAGTCGGCATTGGGGCCGCTCGCCTGCCCGGGCGTTCCTATGTACGATGCGTCGCGTGCACAAGAATCCTCACCCTTCTGCATTGCTATCCATTATCCGATGAATCCTGATGGGTCTTACGGGCTGCCTCCGGCATGCTCAAGGTGACCGTCGCCGGCGAAGTCCTGTCCTCATGGTTTTTCTTCACGTTGTTCTCTTCACTTGATCCCCGGAATCCGTCTCAACGACACCTTCGAAGGAGGGTTTGTCATTCTCGCTTGTTCAAGGTGGATCAGTAGAAGCTGTCACACGAGGAAGTGGTTGCCATCTATGAAGGATGTTTCTGAGTAATTAGCGCGGGTAGCGATTCACTCAAGGCTGGCTCACCGATTGTCATCCCTCGATGCAGCCGCCTTTTTTTTCTATGCGGTCGACTACGGTGATCCTCGGCTGGCTGCTCCGTTGGAGGTCCCCAACTGCCGGTATCGCTTCGCGAGGCGAACAGGAAAAGAGTGACGTCCCAGGCAATCTCGCTTGCGAATGACATCGGGGTTTTTTACTTTTTCCAATCCAATCGTGCACCGTGCTCCGGCCGCCTAGCCGGTTCTGAGACAGGGAATTTCCAGGATGAACATTCGATAGTCCACTTGTCGGCAGCTGTCCCCTGACGATGTGATGCGCTGTTCCGCATGCATTCCATCAGTGACAGGTCTTCATCACAAGCGGACAACAATAATTGATTCAAGCCCGACGACGTCATCGACCTCGACGAGACGAACGCGTGTCTCAGTGCAGAGGCCTGTTCATGCGTTGCCTCGAGTTCGGGAATCGAACAAGATCTTGACCGGGTGTTGCCATTCGCATCGCCTATTAATTCAATGTTCTATCTGTTTTTGCGTGCGGTACTGGGCAGAAGTCCTTCGTCCCCTTTGTCGCAGTAGGAGTGGATGCGCGCATTTCTTCTCGAAAGGCAGGAAGTATGAAAGCAATAACGAGAGCTGTCCATCATTTCACGCTTCTCTTCTTGTTCGTTGCCATGCCGTCGCTCGGGCAAACCTCGTCTACGTCCGGTTGGGAACCGATCGGGCCGGCGGGTGCTGGCCTGGCGGATCTGATACGGTTCCCCGAGACCGGTACACTGTTGGCAGCAACAAACGCAGGTCCTTCACAGATCTACAAATCTACTGACGATGGATCCACTTGGACATGGTTCTCAGAGGTCAAAACCCCGGACGGATGGTACTGTGCCTTTGCATCTCTAGTGTATAACCCACGCGACACCAATGAAATTGTGGGATTTCCAACTGGGCCAGTGTGGGCTTGGCCCAAGGATCGTTCCATGGACACCAACTGTTGCTTCTTCGCCAGAAGCACAGATGGCGGCAAGTCATGGGAGCGGCACAAATTCCGCGGCGAGTTTGGATGGTCATATACACCTGCTCGAATGCGAGTGGATGCATCAGGCGCGATCACCATCGCTGGCTATGGTGTCAACGAGTTGGACGCAACATTGGGGAGGCAACCGTTCATCGCAAGATCCACGGACGGGGGCAAGGCCTGGAGCTTTCGAAGATATCCGAATTCGCTCATTGGAGAAACAATTATCTACGCTGTTACCGTGGACCCCTCGGACTCGAACATCGTCTACGTGGGGGGGACTCTGTCCCATGGCGACGGATCGGCCGAACCAGTGCTCCTCAAAACAACCAACAATGGTGTCACATGGTCAAGCCTCCTCATGTTCCAGGGGACGACGGTGTACGACGTACGGTGCCATCCACAAACTCCTTCCACGATCTATGTGGCCACGGATGCTGTAACGTTTGTGAGCACCGATCGGGGGATATCATGGAACCCGAAGGTTGCAGGCTGGTTGAGCAGACCGGCGAGGGATATCGGGCTCGATCCTACAAATTCTTCCGTGGTGTACGCCTATAATTATCGCGAGCGAGTGACACGGAGCACCGATGGTGGTTCAACCTGGACGGTGCTCGGTACAGTTGCACTTGGGAGCAGTGTTTCAAAAATCATAATACACCCGGCGAAGGGCTACAAGCTCTACGCTGCAACGGCCGAAGGGTGCTTCAAATCGGAGAATGCTGGACAGAATTGGTATCCAGGGAACGGAGGGTTGTACAGTGCTGAGATCAGAGCCATACGATGTGTGCCGGATAATCCGCAGGTTGTGTATCTCTCCAAGTTTGGTACGGGCATATTGCGCACAGCAAACGCGACAGCCCCAGTCGGTAAAGGTGGGCTCACGTGGGAACGACTGCCAAATTTTCTCACCGCTGACAACATAGATCACATTGCAGTCACGGGAGGGACATCGCCAACGATCTACACCCTGCAATCCGACAATGGGGGGGCGAACGTTGTCACGAAGAGCACGGATGGTGGATACATGTGGCACGAAATTGACCGAACCATCGCAAGCTTCGACATCAATTGTACTCGTTCGCTGTACCTGGCAGGCGCAGGAGTCTTTCAATCGGAGCCGGTCAAGCGAATGGCATTAAGGTGGAGTTCCGATGATGGCCGCACTTG harbors:
- a CDS encoding DUF4920 domain-containing protein: MRNIWSVLLLSLCLLTIGFAGEKKFGKKITLKEKTKISDIMANPEKFDGKKVLVEGAIVDVCQMKGCWIKIGSDKEFESMTFKVEDGVITFPMDVKGKSALAQGIVSAKVYTVEQLIEQGKETAKEQGKEFDPKSVKGPKTVIRINGEGAIVR
- a CDS encoding PepSY-associated TM helix domain-containing protein yields the protein MNWRRWNNVLHRDVGYFLVGMTLVYSISGIAVNHRADWNPNYEREQQLLVIEPTSKTASDEILAETLTKLAIDKREVRNSFRPDAETLQIFLEGKTYSVDLPTGQVLVDKVHPRPVLFELNQLHLNAPKGVWTFISDFFALSLILIAITGMFVLKGRNGILGRGIWFVAAGILVPVAYWVYYLNF